Genomic window (Solidesulfovibrio fructosivorans JJ]):
GGCGCTTCTGGCCCGAAAACGCGAGGAAAACGGCAAGCTCGTGGCCGCCTACCGGGAGCACATCGCGACCGTGCGCCGCGACCTGGAGGCGGTGGAAAACGCCTTCGACGGGGCGTAGCGCGGGCTTATTCCTCGTCGTCGCCGTTGCCGGCGATCCACTGCTTGCGGTGGAAGTAAAGCGCCATGCCGGCCACCGTGGCCACCATGAAGGCGGTCAGGGCGTACACGCCCCAATCCGTGGATTTAAACGGCAGGTTGTCGAAATTCATGCCGTAAAAGCCGACCAGGAAATTGAGCGGCAAAAAGATGGTGGCCACGAGCGTCAGGTACTGCCCCACGGCGTTCATGCGCAGCTCCGCCTTGGTCATGGACAGCCCCACCATCTCCGAAAGCATCTCGCGCAACGTCTCCACCGCATCGAGCACCTGATACACGTCCTGGCGGATGTCGTTCCACAAAAGCGAGGCCACGGCGTTCGCCTCGCCGGTTTCTCCCTGGCCGTCGGGCCGCGTGCGGCTCAGCATCTCGCGCAGCGGCCAAAGGGAGCGGTGCAGGAAAAGCACCTCCCGCTTGAGCCGGTAGGTCTCGGTCAAAGTCTCGCCCCCGCCCGCGCCGGAAAGCACCTGCTGCTCCAGCTCCTCGATGTCCTCGGCCAGACGTCCCAGCGTCAGGATGTATTCGTCCAGGGCCGCCGCCACCAGCGCGTGGACCAGATGCTCGCGGCCGCGCCGCGCGAGCTTCCCCCCGCCTTTTTCCAGGCGCGAGGCCAGGGCGTCCCACAAATTGGCCTCGCGCTCCTGAAACGTCAGCACGAAGCCGTCGCCGGCGGCCAGGCAGACCTGTTCGGCCAAAACCCGCTTGTCCGCCTCGTCATAGCCCAGAAGCCGCAGCAGGATGAACACGATGGCTTCGTACTCCTCCATCACCGGGCGATGGCCCGTGTCCAGGATGTCGTCCACCAGGAGCGGGTGGAGCCCGAAGCGCCTGGCGACCGCGCGCACGAATTCCTCGTCGTGCACCCCGATCACCCGCACCCAGTGGACCTTGCCCGGTTCGAGCGCGGGTTCGTCCTCGGTCAGGACGTCGTAGCGGCGCACGGTCACGGACGTGCCGTCGAAAGCGTAGACCACGACCCAGGGCGCGAACGTCGGCCGCGCCGGAAAGGCGTTTTCCCCGGCCCCGAGTCCGCCGGCTCCCCGTGACCGTTTCTTGAAGCGCTCCAGCATGTCCGTCCTCCAGGCGTGTTGGACCACGTTATTATTTGGATCACGTTATTATGCGGTAGGGCCTTCCCCGGACAAGCCCCCGGGCGGAAGTTTTTCGCGCGTCAGCGCCAGCCAGGCCCGAGCCGCCGGGGAAAGGCGCGCCCCCTTGCGCCAGACGAGGGCCGCCTGCCAGCGCAGGTCCGTCTCGTCGACCAGCACCGCCGTAAGCGGCGAAAGGGGCCGGCCTTCGGTCAGGATGCGCGGCAAGAGCGCCACCCCGAGCCCCGAGGCCACGAGCGCGATGATGAAATCCACCTGGCCGCTGCGGGCCACGGTCATGGGCTCGAACCCCCGGGCCCGGCAGGCCGTTTCGATGCGGGCGTTTAAGGCGAAGCCCTGCTCGAAAAGGATCATGGGCGCGGAAGCGAACTGGGCCAGGCGCGCCGTCTTGCGGCCGGCCAGGGGATGGTCGGACCAAAGCAGCGCCATCATCGGGTCGTCGCGCACGAGCTGCCAGTCGAAGGCCTCCGGCACCGGCAAAAGCGACACGGCCAACTCCACCTCGCCGGCCAAAAGGGCCTGCTCCAGCCGGGCGCTACCCTGTTCCATGAGTTCGATCTCCACCCCGGGATGGCGGCTGCGGTATTCGGCGAAAAGCGGCGCGAAAAGCCTTGCGCTGCCGAAGATGGGCAGCCCCAGGCGCAGCCGGCCGGAAATGAGCCCTCTGAGGTCGGCCAGCTCGGCCACCATGTGCTCGCCCTCGGCCAGCATGGCCGCCGCCCGGGCGTAGACGATCTCCCCGGCCTCGGTCAGCCGCACCCCGTTCCCCAGCCGCTCGAGCAGCGCCTCGCCCAATTCCTCCTCCAGCTGCTTGACGGCCTTGCTCACCGTGGACTGGGTGGAAAAAAGGGTGCGCGCCGCCCGGGTAAAACCGCCCTGGCGCACGATCTCCACCAGGGCCCGCAGGTTGCGCAGTTCCATACCCATTCCAATACGGAATAGATTTTATTCTGACAATTCATTTCACAACTGACGCGGCCGTGCCTATCTCCAGACCTAAGGAAACGTCATGAAAGGAAAACCTGAAAATTGGCCCGGTAAAGTGGGGCTTTTCGCCCTGACCATGGTCCAGGCCACGGCCCTGGTCGGATTCTGGTGGGTGTGCGACCGGCTGGTGCGGATGGCCGGACTACCGGTGCCGGCCGGCGTGGTGGGGATGCTCGCCATGATCGCGCTTTTGGCCCTGCACATCCTGCCGGTGCGCTGGTTCGCCCGGGGAGCCGGCGGGCTGCTCAACCATATGCTGCTTTTT
Coding sequences:
- the corA gene encoding magnesium/cobalt transporter CorA, which translates into the protein MLERFKKRSRGAGGLGAGENAFPARPTFAPWVVVYAFDGTSVTVRRYDVLTEDEPALEPGKVHWVRVIGVHDEEFVRAVARRFGLHPLLVDDILDTGHRPVMEEYEAIVFILLRLLGYDEADKRVLAEQVCLAAGDGFVLTFQEREANLWDALASRLEKGGGKLARRGREHLVHALVAAALDEYILTLGRLAEDIEELEQQVLSGAGGGETLTETYRLKREVLFLHRSLWPLREMLSRTRPDGQGETGEANAVASLLWNDIRQDVYQVLDAVETLREMLSEMVGLSMTKAELRMNAVGQYLTLVATIFLPLNFLVGFYGMNFDNLPFKSTDWGVYALTAFMVATVAGMALYFHRKQWIAGNGDDEE
- a CDS encoding LysR family transcriptional regulator; the protein is MELRNLRALVEIVRQGGFTRAARTLFSTQSTVSKAVKQLEEELGEALLERLGNGVRLTEAGEIVYARAAAMLAEGEHMVAELADLRGLISGRLRLGLPIFGSARLFAPLFAEYRSRHPGVEIELMEQGSARLEQALLAGEVELAVSLLPVPEAFDWQLVRDDPMMALLWSDHPLAGRKTARLAQFASAPMILFEQGFALNARIETACRARGFEPMTVARSGQVDFIIALVASGLGVALLPRILTEGRPLSPLTAVLVDETDLRWQAALVWRKGARLSPAARAWLALTREKLPPGGLSGEGPTA
- a CDS encoding CidA/LrgA family protein codes for the protein MKGKPENWPGKVGLFALTMVQATALVGFWWVCDRLVRMAGLPVPAGVVGMLAMIALLALHILPVRWFARGAGGLLNHMLLFFVPACITLRDHPELVGVTGLKLLAVIVVGIVSVMVGTALIVELHFRTRSRHVR